GTTATCACTTCTGATGGGAGAATGATTGTGGTAAGTATTCATCAGGTTCCATTCTCTGCTTTCTTGCAGCTTATTGGTTTTAAAGTACTTTTTATGTGGAACTTCTCATTGCTAATGCCTAGGTACCACCGTACACCTGCATTGCAGTTTTCTTAGGATTCATCTCTGTACTCTTATCTCTGATAAATAGCTGCTGGTCcgtattttcttcattaacaatatttcattgtatattccATACAAAGCTTCTGGTAGGAGCTAGAATGAATAATAGATTTTGCCCTTAGGGAGCTCCTACTCTAGTCTGCACATAGCTGTCTGTATCTTATACTTCtcttcttcttccattttttattccCTTGCACATTCAGTACTTTGACAGCTGCCACATGAGTCATTTGATTTTGAAGTTTTGTGTATGTCCTTTTAGAAAGAACCTGCTCTTTTAAGATTTAGACAGTGAATCTTATCATTATTATATGGTCTTTAATAGTCTTAGATTATGTGACCTCTGTGGGCTGTAGGACTGATAATAATTAGTTTATTTCATCTCGTCCTTTTTTAATTCCACAAAAATCTTGGATTCTCTACTTGGCTGGTTCCTGGAAGAAATTTCTCACTTGTTAATTGTTCTCATATAAGAAAGATAAAATCTTCCTATGATTGATATTTGTTTTTGCAATTTGATCTCTAGAATTTATCCCATGATTTCTGGCTACATAATTACTCTTCATACTTTATATCATGTTTGCTTTTTAGAAGCTTTTAAAGCTACTAACTTTTGTCTCTTTTCTAAATTTACCTAATTTCATGTAATTTAATCCCTTATTTTCCAAGTCTGCaagttttttggtttgttcattttttaatcctCATGATTTTTCTCACTGGATCCTTAAGTGACTATCACTAATGAAAGTGTTAGATTTTGCCATTTATTAAATGTATCATGTACCGGGCACTTCACATATGTTATATCATTTAATCTTCAGTGCATCCTTATGAAGAATTATTACTTATGTTCTAGGTTAGGAAGCAAGATCAGTAAGGTGAGTCACTTTCCCAGAATTACAGGGTAAGTGGCAGAACCAAAGTGGGATTTAAATGGGTCTGATAGCAAAGCTGAGGCGAGTTGCCATGCTTCCTTCTTAAGCAAGAAAACAATCATCTTCTTGGGGGTATTTCATATTGTGTTTTGTCAAATTTGGGCAGAACTGTTTTTATCTTAATGCTTCAAGAAACCCATTTGCTATTTACAAGTATTTACAAATAATATTTGATGTTTTTTCAGAAACTTGAATAGCATCTATTACTTTGTTGTGCTAGGCCCATGTCTGTTTTTATGTAAATCCAACATTTTCCCATAAAGTTTTCTCTGGTTATTTCCATTAAGTTCTGATTCTAATTTTCACAGTCATATTAATACCTACCTTACTGAGTTATTGGGAAGATTAGATAAGTAAATATATGTGAGGCATAGACAACACTGACAAATAGTAAGTACTTGTTGTTTAACCAGTTGTAGTTTGTATATATTTATGGGACTGATTTGAATCTCTAAAAAATAGTAAATTACATTTGCTTGTTCATAAGAATATAGGGTTCCATGGTCTGCCTTTGGAGCTAGCCTTTTATGGTTCAGATCCTAGCTCTGATCCTTATTACAGGAGACTTTAAGAGTATTCTTGGgaggcgaacttggcccagtggttagggcgtccgtctaccacatgggaggtccgcggttcaaaccccggtcttccttgacccgtgtggagctggcccatgcgcagtgctgatgtgcgcaaggagtgccatgccacgcaggggagctccacgcgcaaggagtgtgccccataaggagagccgcacagcacaaaagaaagagcagcctgcccaggaatggcgctgacacaggatgacacaacaacaacaaaaacacagattcccatgctgctgacaacaacagaagcagacaaagaagacaaatgcagcaaatagacacagaacagacaacggggtggggaataaataaatcttaaaaaaaaagtatccttaacctcagtttcccttctttgaaatggggataattataCTATCTACCTCAAAGCAGACATTAGTTGAGCTAATTTGTTCAATGTGCATAATACAATGCCTAGTTCACGGTTACATCACTATGGTTTCaccttatttttatatgtttatccttttcctttaagTTCTACTTGTTTTAGGTGTGGAATTTTAGAATTATAGAATTCTTTAGAATTTTAGCTACTGCACTACCTGGGCTTCTATGCTACTTCTTTTGAAAATACAGTGTTATATAAGtgtcttttgtcatttttaacaACTGCACGTTAGGCATGTGTGGTGTAGTCTCCATACACATATACCCCCCAACACCCTTACAACCAAGAAGTCAGGTTTTTTGCACTGGAATATAGTTGATTACAAAGAAGACTTTTTATTTTACAatcaatataaatttaaaatagataGATGCTTTTATCGGGATGCCTGGCAACTACAATGATTGTTATGGTTGAATTTACCTGTTTAGGTAAAccagaatatttctttttttttcttggatgtTTTCCTCACAGGGAACACTGAAAGGTTTTGACCAGaccattaatttgattttggatgAAAGCCATGAACGAGTGTTCAGCTCTTCACAGGGAGTAGAACAAGTAGTATTAGGATTATACATCGTAAGAGGCGACAATGTGtaagtaaaatatattctttcaagGCAGGTTTAAATTATAGGTTCCTGCCTTGCTATATGCAGAAGAGGCTTTTCTGAAAATAACACTGTATCAGCCATACATAGTTAATAGAATCATGCATCCATTTGTTTTGTAAATATGGCTTTTCCTATATTTATTTCCTTAACGTAGGGCAAAACTGTACTTTTTATGTTAACATTTTTCATGAGCCAACCATACCGTTTCTCTAACTTTTGTCTATTCATCTGTATTTCTAATAGTTAAGTAGCCTGGTTAGGGTACAGTATGGGCCCTGCCTCATACCAAATACTTCTTTAGATTTCTTAATGTTCTTCCAAATAGTCCTAAATTCCAAGGAACAGAAATATACCCTGAGCATGTAAGGCTAGAGTGCAGAAAAATGCCCCTGAAATCACTTTCTTGAACAGTCTTAAATAATTCATTCTCTCTAGTATAGCTAGTTATAACTgtttgttactttaaaaaaaaaacttttagtaaaattgatgcatttaaaatatgttctgtTTATCCTCTGTCCTCAATTAACAAGTGACACACTGATTCTTTCACCCAtttgagaaaatttattttagtggtataaatttaagaaatttctGCTGCAGTAGTATAGAGCAGGCCTGttcaataaaaatgtttgtaaTGATGAAAGTCTTCTAAATCTGCATTGTACAATATAGAAGCTACTAGCCATGTTGAGTACTTGAAAAGTGGCTGGTGTGACTgcaaaattgaattttaaattgtatttaattgAAATTGATGTTAATCCCATGtggctaagccccctctcaatttagaggtggagtggacatcgccatcccagggtcctcaagatggaggaataaaatatggattagagtgaacttactgatagtctactcTAGAATTATTGCGACTCTAAcagtggaataaattatatcattgacgtggagacagtagccacaggagttgctgaaggcagggagagggaaaaagagttgtgaTATTGGGGCGTTTTctggacttggtgttgtcctgaataatactgcggagacagatgcaggacattatatattctgccataacccactggatggactgggagagagtgtaaagtacagtataaactataatccatgctgtgtagcaatgctccaatatgtgctcatcaaatgcaacaaatgtaccacactaatgaaagaagttggcaatgtaggaggagtggagggtatggagagtggggtatatggtaacctcatattttttattatagcattttgtgtgatttatgtatcattaaaaaaagataataaatttttttaaaaaaaagtaaaggtatAGAGGCTAGGAGAATATTGAATTAATTTTCTGTTCAGTACTGTAGAATCATAGTACGGCTGGAAGGCAGAAAAAGATACATTAGCAATCATATTTTTGAAATAGGATTATAGAAGATGAAGGAATACTTATTCATGTAAATTGTTTAAGAAAATAACCTTTAGATTtggaaagatgaataaatttATGTGATTGTTAAATGAAATCAGGTTTATAAAATATTCTGTAGACTTAACTTTAGGTGAAGTTATGAGGCAAGCTATAAGGAGCGGGATGCAATTAGGTGGGACCCAGGTCCCCTGACATTGTTATATATTGGGGCTCTGTAtaataatagattttattttgtcttcttttccccctatattttgtctttaataattggttttaaaagatttctcctactttaaacaaaattttttttttgtaattcaattaatattttgtaattcaattaatatttaaagCTTTACTACCCTAGACGTAGTGATATGCTGGAACATTTTCATGAATTTTACCTATTGGTTGATGATAGTGGGAGTATTTGCACCATGGAAATCAGTAAATGCTGCACATCAGCCCCCTTCCCTGCTTTTTCTCCAAAAAActatttggtttttttgtttatttgttttttaggaggtaccagggattgaacctgggaccctgtacatgggaagcaggcactcaatcactgagctacattacTCCCCAGAGAGCTGGGTATTTTAACCAGTGCATTTACTAGCACATCACTGCCTATCATAAGGATTTTAAATTATgctaactttttttaaagagtggAACTAAGGTCTTTGTTTATATTGAGAAAAATGGATATTCTGCTAGGGTTTAAAGTAAATTTGGACAAATTTGTATTACAGGTATTCTCTGTAGAATGTACTATtactaaaaccaaacaaaaaatttaaatccaCAAATAACCAATGTTTATGGAACAGTGTTTCATAGATGTCCTGTGGTCTGCATAATAGCATTGACTATCCATTTAGAGGGCCATAGGTTGGGGTACTTAGCATTAATACTAATGAAATTAGTGTTATAGGTATTATAACTTTGTGTTGAATCAAGGAAAATTTCCTGGCTTTAACCATAGCCAATCACACCAAAATCATTTGTTAGATACCAAAAtacctattactattattatctttgtatttgaagaactgttttcattttacattCAAATTGTGAAAACCAAGAAATTATGAGAGAGAACCTAATAGAGATACCATTCATGGATTTAGTTCAGCAAAGGTGCTGAAATAATATAttcattatttgcttattataTTAGTAGTGATtctgtgagatttttttttttcattttagtcttAGAATTGAATTGAATTCATAGGTGGaagtcgttttttttttttgttttactgtatcccatatgtttttggtttttggttttgtacCTTTTGATTTCATGTGTCTTTTTCGTTTAAAAACTCATGATTCAATGACTATCTGCAATCTGTCATTTATTGGTTCCTGTAATAATAGTGTCTTCATAATTATTTCCTCTTGAGTTTTGTGACTTAAAAATATGTTTCCACTAACTCAGGAAAATGTTTGAGTTTCATCTTAAATGTAgttctttttattataatttctcaGTTATTGGATGTTTTGAATATACTAAATGCTTCTATTCATCTAGAAATACATGTAAATTTTTGTTAAATGAGATTGTtaactctgattttttttttcaccgtAAATGGTTACAGTGCAGTCATTGGAGAAATTGATGAAGAGACAGATTCTGCACTTGATTTGGGGAATATTCGAGCAGAACCTCTGAACTCTGTGGCTCACTGAGGAAAAACTACATACATTGGACATCTGTAAATCTTTGTACAAAAATTGATTATTCAGAGGAGGATATGTGGAATTTTTATGAATGTGTCATTTTGGATTTTGACTGTTGATTCATTAtaatatgtaaattaaaatatttctacattttattgaaaaaa
This window of the Dasypus novemcinctus isolate mDasNov1 chromosome 5, mDasNov1.1.hap2, whole genome shotgun sequence genome carries:
- the LSM8 gene encoding LSM8 homolog, U6 small nuclear RNA associated — protein: MTSALENYINRTVAVITSDGRMIVGTLKGFDQTINLILDESHERVFSSSQGVEQVVLGLYIVRGDNVAVIGEIDEETDSALDLGNIRAEPLNSVAH